A region of the Nitrososphaerota archaeon genome:
AACCCTTCGACCGGAGTCAAGCTCGCTAGAAAGGTTAATGATGAACTTTCAGCCATCGTAGAGAAGCATTCAGATAGATTTGTTGGTCTTGCAAGCTTAGCGCCTCAAGATCCCACAGAGGCTGCTGAAGAGCTTAGAAGAGCTGTGAAAGATCTAGGGCTTAGAGGGTGGAAGACCCATTCAAACATACGCGGAAGGTACCTTGATGATAAAAGATACTGGGTAATCTTAGAAGAAGCCGAAAAGTTAGGAGTTCCAATATTTCTCCACCCCACTGTTCCTAGGATTAGAGAATTGGGAAAAGATTATGCCTATGCATTAGGTGGCCCAGCTTTCGGGTTTACATTCGATACAGCACTATGTATGATGCGGTTAATCCTAAGTGGTGTATTTGATAAATACCCTAATCTCAAATTTGTCTTAGGCCATTTAGGTGAAACACTACCTTTCCTCCTCAACCGCCTTGATTTTCCTGTTTTAAGGCCGTGGGTTGCCCAGCATTTTAATATCAAACTCTCAAAGAAACCAAGTGAATATCTCAAAACCAATGTCTTCGTGGGCACAAGCGGAGAATTCTATACGCCTGCTTTAACATTTGTTATCGAAACACTAGGTTGCGATAAGATCTTGTTTGCATCAGACTACCCCTATGAGGATTCAATTAAAGCAGTAGAGCGCATAAAAGTGCTACCAATAAGCGAGGAAGATAAGATCAAAATCTACTATTTTAACGCTAAAGCTCTTTTAAATATCCGTTAGACCAAGTGGTATGTTCCTCGAGACTCGAAAAGAATAAAAGCTGCATCAGAAGACAGCAAAACTTATATAACGAAATCTGAATGAAAGTTATTCGTGTTCCGAACTTGTTAGAGGGCGTTAATCTGGTTAAGCGCTTTGGTGCACTAACGGCTGTAAAAAACGTAAGTTTCGTGGTGGAGAAAGGACAAATAATTGGGCTCATCGGACCAAACGGCTCAGGAAAAACGACGCTATTTAACCTTATTTCAGGTGTTCTTATACCGGATGAAGGGCGTGTTAAATTTGGTGGTAAGGATATCACTGGTTTACCGCCTTATAAGATCTGTAGATTGGGTATTGCAAGAACCTATCAGATTGTAAAACCATTTTTAGAGATGACTGTGCTTGAAAATGTCATAGTAGGTATGCTTTATTGTGCTGGAGAAGCTCTGAACAAAAGTAGGAGTGAAGCGCAACAATACTTGACATTAGTTGGATTGGACAAAAAGAAGGACCTACTCGCGTCTCGCCTTAATATAGCTGAGAGAAAATTTCTTGAAATTGCACGTGCTCTCGCAACAAAACCTAAAGTCTTACTCTTAGATGAGCCGTTGAGCGGATTAAACCCCACAGAGATCAATGAAGCAAAGAAGCTTATCAGAGGGATTAGAGAGGATTTTGGTGTCACTATCATATGGGTAGAACATATTCTCAGAGCTTTATATGGTACAGTAGAGAAAGTTATTGTACTTAATTATGGCGAAAAGATTGCGGAGGGCTCCCTAGAAGCTGTAACAAACGATCCGAAAGTGTTAGAAGCTTATCTTGGCGAAAAATGGGCTATCAAGGGCTGAGAAAGCTATGGAAAACGGGCACCTAGAAGTTAAAAACATAAACGTTTCTTACGGGGAAATGCAAGTTATCTGGGATGTTTCTCTGAGGGTCAAAAAGGGCGAGATCGTAGCATTGATCGGTCCTAATGGCGCAGGCAAAACAACACTATGCAAGACTATCATAGGTGCTCTTAAACCTAGGACAGGTTCCATAATATTCAATGGAGAACAAATAGATAAACTTTCGATACCTGAGATCATAAGACGGGGGGTAACCATTGTACCAGAAGGTCGAAGACTTTTCGGTCATATGACGGTGCGTGAAAATCTCGAGCTCGGAGTATATGCTTCTAAAGCGAAAACTGAGATGAAGCACACGCTTGAAGAAGTCTTTGCTTTCTTTCCCAGACTAAAAGAGAGAGAAAATCAACTCGCCGGCTCCCTGAGTGGAGGAGAACAGCAGATGCTCGCGCTCGCAAGAGGGCTGATGACTAAACCTCAACTTCTAATATTAGACGAACCTTCTTTGGGTCTTGCTCCTAAAATCGTCCTTCAAATATACGATCTGATAAAGAATATTCGAGAACAAGGTATTACAATCTTGCTTATTGAGCAGTATGCTGATCGCGCGCTAGAAAATTCAGATAGGGGTTATGTGTTAGAGCGGGGTAGAGTTGTGCTTGAAGGATTATCGTCTACCCTTCTGAAGGATGAACGTGTTAGAAAAGCGTATCTGGGTGAAGAATGAAGTTTAAGATTATTTGTGGGCCGAGACGCCCTTCTCTCTATGTATCTTCAGTATTCTTCCGTAGTGCCGCTTAGATTGCTTTGGTAAAACAAACCTATCTCTTTAATTTCATACGTAAATATCCCCATAAACCAACTGGGCAAAGTAGCAAAAAGGCGGCTGTGATTACTCCTTGTAATAGAAGGCTAAGTCCAACATATTCAGAAAGTAAGTAGGTGAGAGCTACATATACGATACTTCCAAAAAGTGGACCTATCGTTGTGCCTACACCGCCGATTATAGAAACGAAGACCGAACCTGTTGTCCAATTTATATTAAAGAATGTCACTGGCTCGACGTACGGATGAAAAATCGCGTAGAGGGCGCCTGCAAAGCTCGCAACCGAAGATGCTAGAGTAAACAAGATGCTTCTACATACGAATGGATTTACTCCAAGTCCTGAGGCAGCTTCCTCCTCATTTCCTAACGCTCTTAATCCAAACCCTAGTTTTGAGCGGTAGATAAAGGACGTTAGAAAGATTGAGTAGAATGCCAACACTACGGTAGCATAATATAGTGCTTGCAAGGAAATGCCATATACGTTTCTAAAAATCAGACCCATTCCGCCACCTACATAGTCCCATCCGATGAAGAGAAGTTTTACTATTTCTGCTGTAACTAGTGTGCCTATGGCAAAGTAGAAACCACGTAGCCTTAAAAGGGGGAATGAAAGCAAGCCCGCGAGCAACATACCAACAAAACCCGCAACTATCACACTTAACCATAGAGGCACATCGTAATACATCGTCAATACAGCTGTTGTATAACCTGCCACACCAACAAATATCTGCTGTCCTAAAGATACCAGCCACGCATGTTTAGCCATAAACCCCCAAGTTACGCTAATAGAAAAGAATAGCAAAGTCAATATCGCTGCGTTAACGAAGAAGCGTCCTGCAAAGTAAGGTAATAGAATAAGAAAAACAACTAAGATACCACCGAGAAAGTAGATGCGCTTCATATTTTACCACCAAAGATCCCTCTTGGCCTTATAATAAGAACAATGAGGATAATCAAATAACAGAAGACAAGCTGAAAACGCGAACCAAAAAATAGCCCGCCAAAACTCATCGCCAAGCCAAAAATAAGCCCGCCTACAAAGGTTCCCCTTATACTCCCCCACCCACCTAAAACAAGTA
Encoded here:
- a CDS encoding ABC transporter ATP-binding protein, whose product is MENGHLEVKNINVSYGEMQVIWDVSLRVKKGEIVALIGPNGAGKTTLCKTIIGALKPRTGSIIFNGEQIDKLSIPEIIRRGVTIVPEGRRLFGHMTVRENLELGVYASKAKTEMKHTLEEVFAFFPRLKERENQLAGSLSGGEQQMLALARGLMTKPQLLILDEPSLGLAPKIVLQIYDLIKNIREQGITILLIEQYADRALENSDRGYVLERGRVVLEGLSSTLLKDERVRKAYLGEE
- a CDS encoding branched-chain amino acid ABC transporter permease, coding for MKRIYFLGGILVVFLILLPYFAGRFFVNAAILTLLFFSISVTWGFMAKHAWLVSLGQQIFVGVAGYTTAVLTMYYDVPLWLSVIVAGFVGMLLAGLLSFPLLRLRGFYFAIGTLVTAEIVKLLFIGWDYVGGGMGLIFRNVYGISLQALYYATVVLAFYSIFLTSFIYRSKLGFGLRALGNEEEAASGLGVNPFVCRSILFTLASSVASFAGALYAIFHPYVEPVTFFNINWTTGSVFVSIIGGVGTTIGPLFGSIVYVALTYLLSEYVGLSLLLQGVITAAFLLLCPVGLWGYLRMKLKR
- a CDS encoding ABC transporter ATP-binding protein, with product MKVIRVPNLLEGVNLVKRFGALTAVKNVSFVVEKGQIIGLIGPNGSGKTTLFNLISGVLIPDEGRVKFGGKDITGLPPYKICRLGIARTYQIVKPFLEMTVLENVIVGMLYCAGEALNKSRSEAQQYLTLVGLDKKKDLLASRLNIAERKFLEIARALATKPKVLLLDEPLSGLNPTEINEAKKLIRGIREDFGVTIIWVEHILRALYGTVEKVIVLNYGEKIAEGSLEAVTNDPKVLEAYLGEKWAIKG
- a CDS encoding amidohydrolase, translating into MDIIDFEAHFYTKDYVKTLLKNRNYPRYKPDKKRDVYWLSYTPLVQEPHTVGLLDKLVEVEEKRIKDMDQAGVKMQVLSLSAPGCEQFNPSTGVKLARKVNDELSAIVEKHSDRFVGLASLAPQDPTEAAEELRRAVKDLGLRGWKTHSNIRGRYLDDKRYWVILEEAEKLGVPIFLHPTVPRIRELGKDYAYALGGPAFGFTFDTALCMMRLILSGVFDKYPNLKFVLGHLGETLPFLLNRLDFPVLRPWVAQHFNIKLSKKPSEYLKTNVFVGTSGEFYTPALTFVIETLGCDKILFASDYPYEDSIKAVERIKVLPISEEDKIKIYYFNAKALLNIR